One region of Armigeres subalbatus isolate Guangzhou_Male chromosome 3, GZ_Asu_2, whole genome shotgun sequence genomic DNA includes:
- the LOC134224009 gene encoding ankyrin-3-like encodes MLTLKKRFPSLQSLGSDGNTSFLRAARAGNLEKVLEHLKNNIDINTSNANGLNALHLASKDGHVAVVSELLARGATVDAATKKGNTALHIASLAGQEEVVKLLIQNNASVNVQSQNGFTPLYMAAQENHDSVVRLLLSNGANQSLATEDGFTPLAVAMQQGHDKVVAVLLESDTRGKVRLPALHIAAKKDDVKAATLLLENDHNPDVTSKSGFTPLHIASHYGNEAMANLLIQKGADVNYAAKHNISPLHVAAKWGKTNMVALLLEKGANIESKTRDGLTPLHCAARSGHEQVVDMLLERGAPISAKTKNGLAPLHMAAQGEHVDAARILLYHRAPVDEVTVDYLTALHVAAHCGHVRVAKLLLDRNADANARALNGFTPLHIACKKNRIKVVELLLKHGASISATTESGLTPLHVASFMGCMNIVIYLLQHDASPDVPTVRGETPLHLAARANQTDIIRILLRNGAQVDARAREQQTPLHIASRLGNVDIVMLLLQHGAQVDAVTKDMYTALHIAAKEGQDEVAGTLLENGAQIDAATKKGFTPLHLTAKYGHIKVAELLLTKNAPVDAQGKNGVTPLHVASHYDHQNVALLLLEKGASPHATAKNGHTPLHIAARKNQMSIATTLLQYGANANAESKAGFTPLHLSAQEGHHEMSALLLEQKANPDHQARNGLTPLHLCAQEDRVNVAQVLVKHGADTQAHTKAGYTPLHVASHFGQANMVRYLIQQGVDINASTGIGYTPLHQAAQQGHCHIVNILIENKADPNAITNSGQTSLKIAQKLGYISVLDSLKSVTDTETAPDQPPSEEKYRVVAPEAMHETFMSDSEEEGGEDTVLSDQPYRYLTVDEMKSLGDDSLPIDVTRDERHDSNKMTQSTDSHQFPPTAMEDSISPQHMSMVQSGISVTDFADNINIERQSHIGKLHWKNFLVSFLVDARGGAMRGCRHSGVRIIVPPRSAAQPTRITCRYVKPQRTLHPPPLMEGEALASRVLELGPVGAKFLGPVIMEVPHFASLRGKEREIVILRSDNGETWREHNIDMSDEIIHDVLNDCFEAEDLAQLDELGGGRICRFVTYDFPQYFAVISRIRQEVHAIGPEGGMVSSTVVPQVQAVFPQGALTKKIKVGLQVNLFKPRKGVAPEKLRKISVNHVPKKKRFSLIW; translated from the exons AATGGCTTGAACGCATTACATCTTGCATCGAAGGATGGTCACGTGGCCGTGGTGTCGGAGCTGTTGGCTCGCGGTGCCACCGTTGATGCGGCCACTAAGAAGGGCAATACCGCACTGCACATCGCTTCGCTGGCCGGTCAAGAAGAAGTAGTTAAGTTGTTGATCCAGAACAATGCTTCCGTTAATGTGCAATCGCAGAATGGCTTCACGCCGCTGTACATGGCCGCGCAAGAGAACCATGATTCGGTAGTGCGCCTGCTGCTGTCGAATGGAGCAAACCAGAGTTTGGCCACTGAAGATGGGTTCACACCGTTGGCTGTCGCTATGCAGCAGGGCCACGACAAGGTGGTGGCTGTATTGCTCGAGAGTGATACCCGTGGTAAAGTTCGCTTGCCGGCTTTGCATATTGCAGCAAAGAAAGACGATGTCAAGGCAGCTACGCTACTGCTGGAG AATGATCATAATCCGGACGTTACATCCAAGTCGGGATTTACGCCACTGCACATCGCGTCGCACTACGGCAATGAAGCCATGGCCAATCTTTTGATACAAAAGGGTGCGGATGTGAACTACGCTGCCAAGCATAACATCAGCCCGCTGCACGTGGCCGCCAAATGGGGAAAAACCAACATGGTAGCATTGCTGCTGGAGAAAGGCGCCAATATTGAGAGCAAGACTCGCGATGGCCTAACGCCGTTACACTGCGCTGCGCGCTCCGGTCACGAGCAGGTCGTCGATATGCTGCTGGAGCGAGGAGCCCCCATCAGCGCCAAGACGAAGAACGGCCTAGCGCCACTGCATATGGCAGCCCAGGGGGAGCACGTAGATGCAGCCCGCATACTGCTGTACCATCGAGCGCCGGTTGACGAAGTGACCGTTGACTATTTGACGGCACTGCACGTTGCTGCCCACTGCGGACATGTCCGTGTCGCAAAACTTCTGTTAGATCGCAATGCTGACGCCAATGCACGTGCGTTGAATGGGTTCACACCGTTGCACATCGCGTGTAAAAAGAACCGCATCAAGGTCGTCGAGCTGTTGCTGAAGCATGGCGCCAGTATTAGCGCGACTACGGAGAGTGGCTTAACACCACTGCATGTAGCTTCGTTTATGGGATGCATGAACATCGTCATCTACTTGCTGCAGCATGATGCCAGTCCGGATGTACCGACAGTTCGAGGAGAAACACCGCTTCATCTGGCAGCTAGAGCTAACCAG ACCGATATAATCCGCATTCTGCTACGCAATGGCGCCCAGGTCGATGCTCGCGCTCGCGAACAGCAAACCCCACTGCACATCGCGTCCCGGCTTGGCAACGTGGATATCGTGATGTTGCTACTGCAGCACGGTGCCCAGGTCGATGCCGTCACCAAGGACATGTACACGGCGCTGCACATCGCCGCCAAGGAGGGCCAGGACGAG GTTGCCGGAACACTGCTAGAGAATGGTGCCCAAATTGATGCTGCAACAAAGAAGGGATTCACGCCTCTACATTTGACTGCCAAATACGGCCACATCAAAGTTGCTGAACTGCTTCTCACGAAGAACGCTCCAGTCGATGCTCAAGGCAAGAACGGTGTCACTCCATTGCACGTAGCGAGTCATTACGATCATCAAAATGTAGCGCTTCTGCTGTTAGAAAAGGGAGCAAGCCCACATGCAACGGCTAAGAATGGCCATACACCGTTGCATATTGCCGCGCGCAAGAACCAGATGAGCATTGCCACAACTCTGCTACAATACGGAGCTAATGCCAACGCCGAAAGCAAGGCCGGATTCACTCCATTACATTTGAGTGCACAGGAAGGTCATCATGAAATGTCGGCACTCCTGTTGGAACAGAAAGCCAACCCAGATCATCAGGCCCGCAATGGTCTAACGCCTCTACATCTTTGCGCACAGGAAGACCGCGTCAATGTTGCACAAGTTCTGGTCAAACATGGTGCCGACACGCAAGCTCATACCAAGGCCGGTTATACACCGCTGCATGTCGCATCACACTTTGGCCAGGCCAATATGGTACGCTATCTTATCCAACAAGGCGTAGACATCAACGCTTCAACCGGCATCGGTTACACGCCGCTACATCAAGCTGCCCAGCAAGGTCATTGCCATATTGTTAACATATTGATCGAAAACAAAGCCGATCCAAATGCCATCACCAAC AGCGGTCAAACATCTCTTAAGATCGCCCAAAAGCTGGGCTACATCAGTGTACTGGATTCGCTGAAGTCGGTAACCGATACGGAGACCGCTCCAGATCAACCGCCATCCGAAGAGAAGTATCGCGTCGTCGCTCCGGAAGCCATGCACGAAACGTTCATGTCCGATTCCGAGGAGGAAGGAGGCGAAGATACTGTCCTCTCGGATCAACCATACCGCTACTTGACCGTCGATGAGATGAAATCTCTCGGCGACGATTCGCTTCCAATAGACGTTACTCGCGATGAGCGACACGATTCAAACAAGATGACACAGAGTACGGATTCGCACCAGTTTCCGCCGACGGCAATGGAGGACTCCATCAGCCCACAGCACATGTCAATGGTGCAGTCCGGCATTTCCGTTACCGACTTTGCTGATAACATTAACATCGAACGGCAGTCCCATATCGG AAAGCTACACTGGAAGAA TTTCCTGGTATCGTTCCTGGTGGACGCCCGCGGAGGCGCGATGCGTGGCTGCCGCCACAGTGGAGTGCGCATTATTGTTCCCCCGCGATCGGCAGCGCAGCCCACGAGGATTACGTGCCGCTACGTCAAGCCGCAGCGCACATTGCATCCACCGCCGCTAATGGAAGGAGAAGCGTTGGCCAGCCGGGTACTAGAGCTGGGTCCAGTTGGGGCTAAGTTTCTAGGTCCGGTCATCATGGAGGTACCACATTTTGCCTCCCTCCGCGGAAAGGAACGCGAGATTGTGATTCTTCGCTCGGACAATGGTGAAACATGGCGGGAGCATAACATCGACATGTCTGACGAGATCATTCACGACGTGCTGAACGATTGTTTCGAGGCCGAAG ACCTCGCTCAACTGGACGAACTGGGCGGTGGGCGGATCTGCCGCTTCGTCACCTACGACTTCCCGCAGTACTTTGCGGTCATCTCGCGCATCCGCCAGGAGGTGCACGCCATCGGACCGGAGGGTGGCATGGTGTCCAGCACCGTGGTGCCCCAGGTGCAGGCTGTCTTCCCGCAGGGTGCCCTCACCAAGAAGATCAAAGTCGGGCTGCAGGTAAATTTGTTCAAGCCACGCAAGGGGGTTGCGCCGGAAAAGCTGCGCAAGATCAGCGTCAACCATGTACCGAAGAAGAAGCGCTTCTCGCTGATCTGGTAG